The genome window TACAGGGCCTAGCCGATCGCTCATTCCGAAGCGAGTCACCATTTGCCGCGCTACTCTTGCCACTTGCTGCAAGTCGTTCGACGCCCCAGTCGTTACTTCTTCCTCGCCGAAGACAATCTCTTCAGCAATGCGGCCGCCCAAAGCTACCGCCATTTGATTTTGCAAGTAAGACCGAGAATACAAGCCAGAATCCATCCGATCTTCGCTGGGTGTGAACCAAGTCAAACCGCCAGCGCGGCCGCGGGGGATAATGCTAATTTTCTGCACGGGGTCGTAGTCGGGCATCAGCGCGCCGACTAAAGCGTGACCGGCTTCGTGGTAAGCTACTAAGGTTTTGCGCTTTTCGCTCATCACGCGGTCTTTCTTTTCCGGGCCAGCGAGCACGCGGTCGATCGCGTCGTTGACTTCATCCATCGAGACTTCGGTCAAGTTGCGGCGGGCGGCTAAAATTGCTGCTTCGTTGAGTAGGTTGGACAAATCCGCACCTGTGAAACCGGGTGTCCGGCGGGCGATTTTTTCCAAGTCCACGTCTTTCGACAAAGTTTTGCCGCGGGCGTGAACGTTGAGAATTTCTAGGCGGCCTCCGAAGTCGGGGCGATCGACTACAACTTGGCGATCGAAGCGACCCGGACGCAGCAGCGCCGCATCGAGTACGTCGGGGCGGTTCGTGGCAGCAATCAAAATGATGCCAGTATTGCCCTCAAAGCCGTCCATTTCGGTCAGCAACTGGTTCAGGGTTTGTTCCCGTTCGTCGTTACCACCGCCCAAACCAGCGCCCCGCTGGCGGCCTACGGCGTCAATTTCATCGATAAATACGATACAAGGAGCGTTAGATTTAGCTTGTTCAAACAAGTCGCGGACGCGGGAAGCACCGACACCCACGAACATTTCCACAAATTCTGAACCGGAAATCGAGAAGAAGGGAACGCCTGCTTCTCCAGCCACTGCTTTTGCCAGCAGGGTTTTGCCAGTTCCGGGAGGGCCGACTAGCAGCACGCCTTTGGGGATTTTTGCTCCGACTGCGGTGAAGCGGTCTGCATTTTTCAGGAAGTCCACGACTTCTGCGAGCTCTAGCTTGGCTTGTTCGATGCCGGCCACGTCGCCGAAAGTCACCTGAGTTTGTGGCTCCATTTGGACTCTAGCTTTGGATTTGCCGAAGTTCATGGCTTGGTTGCCGGGCCCGTTTTGGGCGCGCCGCACCAGGAAAAACAGTCCCACCAAGAGCAAGATCGGGAAGAACAGGCTGCTGAGGGCTTTTACCCAGAAGCCTTCGTCGCTTTGGGGCAGAACTGAAATATCTACGTTATTTTTGGTCAGGATGTTGATCAGTTCGGGGTCGTTCGGCAGGTTGACGAGTACCTTGTTGCCGTCCTGGGCTGTGACCAGGGCTTTGCTGCGATCGGAACTGATATTTATTTTGTCTACTCTCTTGCCTTCGACTTCCTGAATGAATTGACTGTACTTCCAAACTTCGCGGCTTGGGGGCTGTTTGTCAAAAAAAGCCGTTGCTAAGGCAATGACTACAATAGCCAGCAGTGCGTACAGGCCAGCGTTTCTCCACCGTTTATTCACCGAGGTCGATCCTCCTAATTTTTAGTCCCTGTGATTTGGGAATTTTTATTTATGTTCATCAATCTTAACGTAATTGTAACTTGTTTTTGTGTGGTGAGGAATCCCGGCCCTGCTGTGGCGATCTCAGGTGAGGTCGCGGGAACGGAACAGCCCTGCGCGGCGTCAGGAGATTGAGATACTTTACTAACACAAGGTGAATTTTTGAGTACACTATAAAGTAATATTTGTCAATGTCCCGACCAAGTATGGAGCGAGTTTAGCTGCTGGGGGAAGGGCGATCGCCCTCGTCAGGTTAATTGGGCTAACTCCTGATAAGATGCTTTAGTTAGAGGTAAGATGGGTGCAATTTATTCTTGTTCTTGAGGCTGGGCAAATGTATAGCGGTAGTGAAGCACCGGGGCAACAGCCAGACTCATTGTGGCAAGGGTTCTGAACTTCTGATGAATGCGGATGCGGTTGGCTGATGTACTGTGCCAAGCTTATGTTTACCAAGCTTATGCGAGGCGATCGCAATCTTCGGCAGCGAAAAAAGGCGGGCAGGAAAGGCGAAATAACTAGCTTTTTAACTGATATGCACAACTTCACAGAGAATATTATAGCTGCAACTAAGTTATATGATTGCGGCGACTACTTTCGGGCAGAGTTAATTTGTTCCAAAATCATTGACGGTCAGCCAGACAATTCAGATGCTTTGTGTTTGCTGGGAAGAATTAAATATCAATTATCAAAAAATCAGTTGGGTTCTACAACGGATGCAGGTCTGCGCTATCACTTGTGGTACTACAATAACCAAATTTGGGATGCGACTACATGGGCAGGCGTTAAAGCACTAAAATCTCCCTGCGATATGTGGAGTTACCAAGAAATCCTGTGGGACTTAAAACCTAGTTTAATCCTAGAATTTGGCAGTTTCTATGGTGGTGGTACTTTATTTTTTGCCTCTATTCTAGAACAAATAAATAATAACTCTCAAGTATTTTCGGTAGATATTGACCATACATCTCTCCATCCCAAAGTGAGAAATCATCCGCGCATCGAGTTAATGCTGTCATCCTCCACCGATCCTAAAGTTTCTCAAAGAATAGTCGAATTGCGGAGAGAATTTCCCGGTTCGGTATTTGCTATCCTGGATAGCAACCATGAAAAGCAGCACGTTTTGGGCGAGATGCAAATGCTGCGCTCGCTACTGGAAACAGGCGATTATTTAGTAGTTGAAGATAGTAATATTAACGGACACCCAGTTTTACCCGGATGGGGGGAAGGGCCATACGAAGCAATGGAAGAATATTTTGCCATTTATCCTGATGATTATCAAAGAGATTACCTGCGCGAACAGAAATTTGGCTTTACTTTTGCAACTGCTGGTTTTTTAATTCGGCGCTAAATATTTATATTGTACTGCAAGTCAAAGATAACCATGAAATTTCCACTGCACCAACCAACGCTAAAGTTATTAACAGGACTCTCAGGAATCGAACTGGGAGCAGCCTCGCACAATCCTTTTGGCGTGAATGCAATTAATGTTGCTCCAAAATTTGACGAGGATTTGTTTCAAGACAACCAAGTTAACATGGGAGAGCAACCGACGAAGATAGATATGTACGGCGAGGCAGACAACATTCCAGTCAAAGATAAAAGTCAGGATTTTGTCTTATCCAGCCACGTATTTGAACACATTCCCGATCCCATATCTGCTTTATTAGAATGGCAAAGAGTTATCAAGCCAGGGGGATATGTGGTGATGATTGTCCCGCAGCCGGATGCTCTTGCGGGAGACAATCGCCCGCTATCTACCTACGATCGATTAGTTAAAGCACACCGAGAAAAATGGAAGATCGAGACTGCTCCAGCAGAGAATTTATATGGCGGTAAAGGCGGACACTACTGGAAATTTACCTCAACAACTCTGAGAAAATTCTTGGAGAATCTCAAAACAGCTAATGACGGTATTCCTGCTGTCAATTGGCAACTGCTAGGCACAGAAGACCCGGACAGCAAGGTAGGAAACGGGTTTTGGCTGGCTTACCGAGTACCGTAACCGCTAGAAAAAAACACTGTAATATGTGGAAGATATAGCACTTAAGAGGTAACTCGTACCTTAGCCAATTAGCTGCTGACAGTCGCAGCATTTTTAAAGACAAGCAAGCTCAAAAAAAATTAGTTGACACAGAGGTTTCCCAGAGATGAATTCTACGAATCAGTTGAGCTATCAGCCACTTATCAGTATTGTGATGCCAGTTTACAATACACTAGAGCAGTTTTTGAGAGAAGCAATTCAATCTGTTTTAAATCAGAGCTACACTCACTGGGAATTGTGCATTGCTGACGATGCTTCAACGCAGCCTCATGTCAAGCGGATATTAGAAGAATATGCGGCAAAAGATGCGAGAATTAAAGGAGTTTTTAGAAGCCAAAACGGTCATATATCTCGCGCGTCAAATTCTGCCCTGCAATTAGCAACTGGTGAATTTATCTCGCTGCTAGATCACGACGATTTGCTGGTGGCAGATGCCTTGCATGAAGTGGTAATGCTGCTGAACGAGCATCCCGATGCAGACATGATTTATTCAGATGAAGATAAGGTAGACGATCGCAACAATGTTTGTCTTCCATGTTACAAGCCAGATTGGTGTCCTGATTCATTTTTGTCTCGGATGTACACTTGCCATCTGGGTACTTACCGGCGATCGCTAGTCAACGAGATCGGTGGATTTAGAGAAGGTTTTGAGGGCAGTCAAGATTACGATCTGGTTTTGAGGCTTACAGAAAAAACTAACAAGATATTCCACATACCTAAAATCCTCTACCACTGGAGATTTCACCCAGAATCTGCCTCTGCTTCTAGAGAAGCCAAACCTTATGCCTACGAAGCAGCAGTGAGAACCCTAACAGATGCAATTCGCAGAAGAGGCGAACCTGGACAAGTTCTCACGCATCAAAATTACCCCGGTCACTATACTATTCGCTACGCCATCAAAAGTGACAAATTGGTTAGTATCATCATTCCCACCAGGGATTTTGGCAGTATCTTAAATAAATGCTTAGAATCAATTTTTACCCATACTTTGTATCCTAATTACGAAGTTATAGTGATAGATAACGGCAGTGTAGAAGTTGAAACAACTAAATTAATTAAAAAATGGCAAAATCTGCAACCAGCTAAGTTTAAATGCTACAGGTTAGACATTCCATTTAATTACTCTAGAATCAATAACTTTGGTGTAGAAAAATCACAAGGAGATTACTTACTTTTTTTAAATAATGATACCCAAGTGCACCAAGAAGACTGGCTCAATGCTATGGTCGAGCAAGCTCAAAGACAGTCAATTGGCGCTGTGGGAGGGATGTTGCTATATCCAGATAATTCTATCCAAAACACAGGATTTATCCTAGGTGTTAACGGGATTGCCAGTCATGCCTACAAGGGAATTAGCAAGGCAGTACCGTATGACGATATGGTACATATAGGATTTACTAATAACGTATCGGCTGTCACGGGAGCCTGCTTGATGTGCCGCCGCGAAGTATTTACCAGCATCGGCGGTTTTGATGAAAACTTACCAATTGTATTCAGTGATGTTGACTTGTGTTTAAAAATGATGGCTAACGGCTATCGTAATATATATATAAGTCACGCCAAAGTATGGCATCAAGAATTAAAAGGTTGGGCTTTTGAACTAACTGATGTAGAACAGTTAAAAATTGAGGAAACGGCGGCTAAATTGATGGTAGCGAGGTGGAATAAATTTATCAAGCGCGACCCTTGCTTTAGCCAGCATTTAGTTAATAAGTTCAATAAAAAGTTCAACCAGAGTGAAACAAGCCAGCCTTTAGTTAGCATTTGCATTCCTACTTATAACGGCGATAAATACCTGAGCGAGGCACTTTGTAGCGCTATGGCTCAGACTTATCCAAACCTAGAAATTATTATTTCGGATGACGGTTCGACTGACCAAACAGTGGCGATCGCTAAGTCGCTTACGGACAAGTTTGCCGGTCATTTCAGAATTTGGACTCACAATCAATTTGGATTAGTAAAAAATTGGAATCACTGTATTTCTCAGGCTAAAGGGAAATATATTAAGTTGTTATGTCAAGATGACTTGCTAGAGCCGGAGTGTGTTGCCGAACTGGTGAATTTAGCAGAACAGGACGAACAAATAGGTTTGGTATTTTCGCGGCGGGGAGTTTTGCTAGCAGGAGATGCCAACTCCGATCCGGCTTGCCAAGCAATCGGTAGAGGAGCTGTAGAAATCTCTCAAAACTGGTCAAACTTGCAACCAGTACAAGATGGGAAAGCACTGCTGGCAGAGCCTAATCTTTTGAACAATCCGATTAATAAAATTGGAGAACCGAGTACAGTTCTGATTAGAAAGGAAGTTTTCGATCGCGTCGGATTGTTCGATGTAGAATTGCAGCAATTAGTTGATGTTGAAATGTGGTTCAGAATTATGAGCTGCTACAAAATCGGTTTTGTCAACAAAAGTTTATCGCACTGGCGCGTTCACCTCAAGCAACTGACAAGAGAAAACTTGCTGAAGGGAGAAATTGTGCAAGATGTTCAAAGATTGCACCATAAAATTTTACAGAGTCCGTATTTCAATTTACTGAGTTCTGAAGTGAAAAATCGGATGACTGACGCTACTCAAGTCAAAGAGTGGATGCGACAGTTAGCTGGAGCCCAAAAACAGTCCGTAAATGTTACTGAAAATGTTACTGCTGTTCCTGTTGTTCCGGCTCTTTCTCTAGAAGTTACCCAAATTTCCCCCGTTGCCCCTAATATTCGCAGACCCTTTTGGTCTGTAATGATTCCCACCTACAACCGCGTCAAATATTTAGAGCAAGCGTTAAAAAGCGTCTTGCAACAGGCTCCAAGTTCTGAGGAAATGCAGGTTGAAGTGGTTAACGATTGCTCGAACCAATCTATCCAAGATGAAATGGAGGCAATTGTTAAAGCTGTCGGTGGTGGACGAGTTAATTTTTATCGACATCCAGAACAAGATATCGGTCAAACTGCTATCTTTAATCTCTGCATTCAACGATCTCACGGTGAGTGGGTTCACATTTTACACGACGACGATGTTGTATTACCTGGTTTTTACAGTCGCTTGCGAGAAGGTATAGAAAAAGAACCGAGCGTTGGTGCAGCTTTTTGCCGCCACATTTATACAGACGAAGCAGGAAATCAGCGTTGGGTATCTTGGTTAGAAAGAGAAACTCCAGGGGTACTTAGTGATTGGTTAGAACAGATTATTGTTATGTGTCGGCTGCAAGCTTCTCCTATTGCAGTTAAACGCAGCGTTTACGAAAATCTGGGCGGTTTCTGCCCTCAAGCTGGTGCTGCTTCTGATTGGGAGATGTGGAAGCGAATTGCAGTGCATTATCCGATTTGGTACGAACCTGAACCGCTAGCTTGGTATCGCCAACATTCTTCGTCAGACAATACTCGCTTGCTCAAATCAGGCGGACTAATAGCTGACGTGCGAAGATCGATCGAGATTTCTCAATCCTACTTGCCAAGCGCGATCGCCGATAAGTTATCGAATCAAGCCAGAGAACATTATGCTTTGTATGCCTTAAATACAGCCAAGAAACTCCTGACAGACGGAGACTCGGAGGCTGCGATTGCTCAAATTCGAGAGGGACTAAAGTGCAGTCAATCTGCCCAACTAAAAGAGGCATTAGTTTCACTACTATTGCTTGGTGAATCTCATCAACCTTCTACCGGATTTTCAAGCTCAATCAATCAGCAACAAAAAGAATCAAGTAACGAATCAGCTACGGCCAACAGTCAACCTACCCGCAAACAAATTGCTGATATCTGGCTTAATTTACCAGCAGAACAAGTTGCAAGTGCCTTTGCAGGCGATGCCGGCAAACAGCACCAAGCGCTGCTGGCCAGCGACATTAGATATGAACCGCTAACAGATACAGAAGAGACTTTTGTGAGCGAATTAGTCGCCAATGTGGCGAAAGGATTTAACGAGCCAAAAGCCATCAATTACCTGCTCGCAGCAATGCTGTACCGGCGGGCAGACCAATTGCCGCTTAAGTACGATCGCGCTACAGTGCCTAATTGGTTCGCCAACGAATATCTCAAATTCATGTTTACTTGTCCGAACGTATTTCAAACCAGAGGAGAAGCAGACAGTTACTATCAATTCATCCAAGGCTGGATTGATTACTTACATACTAATTTGTTCAAGAATGCAGATTCGCCACTGTGGCAGAATATTGCTTTGTTGTTCGCGCAAGTTGCGAACTTTATCCCGCTTTATTTTACCACGGCAAACCTGCGCGATATTTACACGAAACGGGCGGAAATTATTGAGTTTTCGCTCAAAAATCGCGGCAGTTCAATTGATTGTATCTTCCCGGCGCGATCGCCAAATCGGACAAAAATCCGCGTCGGCATCATCAACGACCATTTCGCGCCGCAAACCGAAACCTTCGCTACCATCCCGGTTTTCGAGCATTTAAACCGCAACCAGTTCGAGATTTACCTGTACGCGCTCAACACCAGCGGCCACCAATTAGAACAATACTGTCAAAGTCGCGCCGACAAACTGGTTGCACTCCCGAAAGACTTTACATCGCAAGTCCAAACAATCCGCGCCGACGACTTAGATATCCTGTTTTTCGGTACGAATTTAACAGCTATTAACAAACCGCTGACTTCACTAGCAATGCACCGTTTAGCGCGGGTACAAACTACATCTTTCTGTTCTCCCACTACCACCGGAATCCGGCACATGGATTACTACATCGCAGGTCAATTTACCGCGCCGGATGCTAGTTATCAAGAACAATATCGCGAACAGTTGGCTGTTCTCCAAGGCAGCGGTTTTTGTTTCACATACGCAACAGAATCGGAAGTAGCTACAGTTAAACCTACCCGCCAAAGTCTGGGAATTTCAGACAATACAACCGTTTTTATCTCCGGCGCTAACTTCTACAAAATTCTGCCGGAGTTGAGGGAGAGTTGGGTAAAAATTCTAGCTGCTGTACCCGATTCAATCTTGATTTTATATCCCTTCGGCCCCGCTTGGACTCGCACCTATCCTGCCACACCTTTTGTCAACAATCTGAATGCTGTCTGCGCTAAATACGGCGTCAATAACAACCGCTTGCGGTTCGTAAAACAACTGCCTAGTCGCGCGGATGTGAAAGAATTTTTGCAGCTAGCAGATGTTTATCTCGATTCCTATCCTTATGCTGGGGCAACATCGTTAATCGATCCTTTGCAAGTAGGATTGCCGGCGGTGGTTGTGGAAGGAAATGCTTTGCGGTTCCGCCAAGGTTCGGCGATGCTGCGGGAACTGCAAATGCCTGATTTAATTGCGTATGACGAAGCATCTTACATTCAGCTAGCCGTTACCCTCGGCACTAACCCGCAATTGCGGCAGCAAAAACGGCAGGAAATTCAGCAAAAAATGCAAGCTAATCCGGCTTGTTTTGACAGTGTGGCATACTCTGGGGCGATCGGCAAATTATTCCAAGAACTCTTTGGCAAATGGCAAACCAGCCACCTGGAAGCATCGCACAACTTACAGGATAGCATTCCCAAGCAGCCAGATTTGGACGAGATTCTCTCGAATGCCCTCAAGCTTTACCAACGAAACTCCTCAAACATCTCAGCAATATCCGAACTGCGTCAAATCCGCAAACAAATAGCTGATTTTTGGCTGAACGTTCCTGCCGAAAACCTCGAAATCGCCTACAGAAGCGCTTCAGGTAACAGCTATCAAATGCTGCTCAAGAGCGGTTTCCAACGTCAACCGATGATGGAAAGCGAACAAATGTTTTTGCAGCAATTAACCCAGATTAGCAAAGGATTAGTGCATCCCAAAGCTGTCAACGCCTTGCTTGCCGCTATGCTGTATTTCCCGCCGGAAACCATGCGAATTCCCGACGCTCGCAACCGTTTGCCACACTGGTTAATTGGGGATTACGAACAAGTTTTTGAGACGGAAGCCGCCGTCAAGTCTGATTCTACTTCTGACTTGCTAGCTCAATACATTCAATCGCGACAATTTGCGAATCAACTGTTAGGATGCGTCAATCTTTACCGCATCGATCCGTCTGACGAATCGGTAGTTTTGGAACTCCGCCAAATTAGAAAACAAATGGCTGATTTTTGGCTGACTGTTCCCTCAGAGAAACTCGAAAGTTTTTACCGAGGAGACGTTCGCAAGGGATATCAAGCACTTCTTAGCTGCGGCTTGCAAGCAGAATCGATGACTGAAGCCGAACAGCAGTTTTTGCAGAAATTGACCGAAATTAGCAAAGGGTTGGTGCAGCCTCAAGCTATCAATGCTCTGCTGGGGGCGATGCTGTATTTTGTTCCGGGAAAAATGCGGGTTCCCGACGCTCGCACCCGCTTGCCGCAGTGGTTGCTTGAAGATTACGAAAAGGTGTTTGAAAGCGCATTTGCGACAACAGAACCAACACTTGTCAAACAAGATTATCTGCCGCAGTTTCTCAATCAATTAACTGCTGCTGTCAATCTCTATGAAATCGACCCGACGGCTGAATTGGTAATAGCAGATTTGCGGCATATTCGCAAGCAAATTGCCGATTTGTGGCTGAGCGTTTCCGGCGAACAAGTAGAAGTTTTTTACCGGAGCGATTTTGGCAAAGGTTACAAAGCACTGTTGGGCAGCGGGTTTATTAACGAGCCGCTCAATGAGAGCGATCGCGAGTTTTTCAAGTCGTTGGTTGTTGAGTTGAGTAAAGGGTTTGGAGCGCCTAAAGCTGTGAATAATTTGTTGGCGGCGATGCTGTATTGTCGCCCTGGACAGTTGCGGGTTGAGGATGCGAATACTTGTTTGCCTCCGTGGTTGTTGGCGGATTACGAGCAGTTTGTTGGGGGTGCGATCGAGCTTGCTGTCAAGTAAACGGATCGCGCAGGGCGGGCAGCGGCTCGCCCTGCGCGATCGATTAGTTAGGCAATTGGAACTTGATTTGGAAGCGCAAAAGAAATGCTTCAAATATATAGAAACGGTGAAAATGGAGAAATAATTAGAGGCAAAGGGTTGTCGGCATTTATACACAACGGGGACTACTATGAAACCATCATCGGAGTTTTTGAGGACGGTACGATCGATTGTTGGGAATTGGTTAACTTTGAGGAATTCAAAACCAAAGTTGCTGAGGGATGGGTTGTTACCGAAGTTCCCAAGGGTGCGAGGATAAGCTGTCACCATCTCTACTACGGAAACTCGACTTTAGAATTCTATATAGAGATTGATGAGTTTGTCAAAGAAGTGGAAGATACGATAAATTTGCTTCAAGGCAAGCAAACAGTTTCAGAGACTTGTGTTCAAGCCTTTGCTAGATTCTTAACGTTACCAACAAAAGAAAATAAAAGTAGCTTGCAAGAAGTTTACAATGCTATTCCAAAACATCTGAGAATTTATGTGCTTGGCGATATGGATTGTAAAGATTCTGCTATCAGAATGTGTATCGAAAAAACAGAAATTTCCCAGGAAATTATCGAAAGCTTGAAGAGGAGCTATGAATGGATATTTGAACAATTAAATTAAGCGAATATCTGAATCTTCAGTATTGTCCCAAACTCTATCTAGTGATGTTTGACTCGCTTGAAGCCAAAACTCAGCTTCTGCATCAGGTAAGAGTGTTACTAATACTTTTGCCCCTTCGGGTAACTCTGATAACTCCAGCAGCTCAATTTTCCCTTGTCGAACAGTAGCCCAAAGCGCTTTCAGCATATCCACCTCATAAACTGTGCTTTATGCAATTTGCAGATTTTTGGTAAGTTTTCGCACTGAGTGACTAATTACAACCTAACGCTGTTTTAGCCCGATCGCCTGACGGGGAGTGGCTGGCAATGTTTCGCCCAGAAAATGGACAAGCTGCGACATTACGATATCGCTGTTTGCACCGCAGCAGTCCTTTATCCGCAGGAAAGGTTTGTAGCGGCGCATTGCAATGCCATTATCACGGTTGGCTCTACAATCAAATTTGCACCCCGATTTGCTATCAATTCAACACGAGTTCGGGCTGCTGAGTCTCAAACAAAGGGCGAGTTACCTGACGCAGCAGCACTGTTTCTAAACTGCCTTCTACTACACTTTCTGCTTCTATTTCCAACTCGCCCCACAATAGCCGATCGCCTTGATTTGGCATTTTACCTAAATGGTGGATCGCGAATCCGGCGATTGTTTGGTAAGCTTGGTTAGTCGGCAGGTTTAACCCGAGTTTTTCGTTAACTGCTGTCACTTCCCAATTGCCAGAAATTAGTGCCGAATGAGCATCTTTTTGAAGGATAGTTGCCTGGGAAGGTAACAGCAAAGGTTGAGACTCTTTACTGGTAATCCAACCGGTCAGAAGCCGCACGGTACCGTTGAGAATTGCTAGCAGCGGCCACAGTAATTTTGAGCAGAGTTCGAGGGCCGGCATCAACAGCAAAGCGGTGCGTTCTGGGGCGTGGGTTGCTAATACTTTGGGGATTAGTTCTCCTAAGACTATTTCTACGTAAGTTACTAAGATAAAAGCTGTGGGAACTGCGATCGAATGAGCAGTCAGCACGGCCGGCAAATGACCGATCGGCAATTTGTCGATCCACGGTTCGATCCAGTGTACAGTCGCTCCCTCACCCAACCAACCCAACAGCAAACTCCCTGCTGTTGTGCCAGTTTGAGTCACAGACAGGTAATGCGGTATGTTGTTCTGGGCTTGGTGGACGAGTTCGGCGGTTTTAGCGGTTGGGCGATCGTCCAAGCGGGCAAGTTGGAGGATTTGATGGCGATCGGCTGATACTAATGCTAGTTCTGACGCCACAAAAAAGGCGATTAAAAGTGTTAAGCCTAGCAACATTGCTAATCTCAGCATTGTTTGAGCGACTTCTATTTCCAGGCAAGTAAGGTTGTTCAAGATAGATATCTAATATGATAGAGGTTTTAAGTTAATTATTTTATTTTAGCTGGGGAGTGAGATAGATCGATCGCCAGACATTGCGGATATCCCCACTACCCGTATTCGTAGGTGCGCCCAGCGCACCTTACCCGTAGAACTTGTGAACTCTTTCTCTTGTCTTCCTACCCTTCGGGAACGGCTTCGCCGAACGCGCCCTTGGTGTCTTCGCGGTTCGTTTTAACTGAGATATTGCACCATTCTCAATTACTTGTTTAGGAACAGGCTTTTCGGTGTGTGAAGCGAGAAAATTTATCTTTTGTGGAACAGGCCGAAAAGCCTGTTCTTGACAATGATGAAAGATGTGAGTCAAAAAATCTAATTCACAACACCGGAACTCATTGCTGTATCAACTCTCCCTTGTTTCCCGGAGCGAGTTAATTTCCGTAAAAGTCTGCACCGGATCGGAATTCAACCCGCCTTGAATGTAATTCAACTTCACTTCTTCTAACAAATCCGACAGCAGCGACTGCAATTCCCCAAGAGTTTTCTCATCTTGCAATTCCCGCCGCAAACTTTGATTAAATTCTTGGCTGAAATTATCGAGAATTTTTCTACCTTTATCGTCTTCATAAGTAGTAGATACCACATCCACAGCAGTTTTAGCTAAATAATTCGCTAGCTGTTCCGTCATCTCAGTAGGCAAAATGTTAATCGGAGAGAAAGTTTGCAGGATTTGATAGAAATCCGACTGTTTGATTGTTGTTTCTAAATTGTGGTGCAGCAATTCTTCCAAATCCGGTTGCACCTGCGGCAAAACTTTGTAAATTGTCAGATCCAAAATCCGCTTGGTAA of Oscillatoria nigro-viridis PCC 7112 contains these proteins:
- the ftsH3 gene encoding ATP-dependent zinc metalloprotease FtsH3 yields the protein MNKRWRNAGLYALLAIVVIALATAFFDKQPPSREVWKYSQFIQEVEGKRVDKINISSDRSKALVTAQDGNKVLVNLPNDPELINILTKNNVDISVLPQSDEGFWVKALSSLFFPILLLVGLFFLVRRAQNGPGNQAMNFGKSKARVQMEPQTQVTFGDVAGIEQAKLELAEVVDFLKNADRFTAVGAKIPKGVLLVGPPGTGKTLLAKAVAGEAGVPFFSISGSEFVEMFVGVGASRVRDLFEQAKSNAPCIVFIDEIDAVGRQRGAGLGGGNDEREQTLNQLLTEMDGFEGNTGIILIAATNRPDVLDAALLRPGRFDRQVVVDRPDFGGRLEILNVHARGKTLSKDVDLEKIARRTPGFTGADLSNLLNEAAILAARRNLTEVSMDEVNDAIDRVLAGPEKKDRVMSEKRKTLVAYHEAGHALVGALMPDYDPVQKISIIPRGRAGGLTWFTPSEDRMDSGLYSRSYLQNQMAVALGGRIAEEIVFGEEEVTTGASNDLQQVARVARQMVTRFGMSDRLGPVALGRQQGNMFMGRDIMAERDFSEETAATIDDEVRLLVEQAYRRAKDVLVGNRHVLNALADLLVEKETVDADELQSLLANSDVKMATIA
- a CDS encoding cephalosporin hydroxylase family protein, with translation MFTKLMRGDRNLRQRKKAGRKGEITSFLTDMHNFTENIIAATKLYDCGDYFRAELICSKIIDGQPDNSDALCLLGRIKYQLSKNQLGSTTDAGLRYHLWYYNNQIWDATTWAGVKALKSPCDMWSYQEILWDLKPSLILEFGSFYGGGTLFFASILEQINNNSQVFSVDIDHTSLHPKVRNHPRIELMLSSSTDPKVSQRIVELRREFPGSVFAILDSNHEKQHVLGEMQMLRSLLETGDYLVVEDSNINGHPVLPGWGEGPYEAMEEYFAIYPDDYQRDYLREQKFGFTFATAGFLIRR
- a CDS encoding methyltransferase domain-containing protein, coding for MKFPLHQPTLKLLTGLSGIELGAASHNPFGVNAINVAPKFDEDLFQDNQVNMGEQPTKIDMYGEADNIPVKDKSQDFVLSSHVFEHIPDPISALLEWQRVIKPGGYVVMIVPQPDALAGDNRPLSTYDRLVKAHREKWKIETAPAENLYGGKGGHYWKFTSTTLRKFLENLKTANDGIPAVNWQLLGTEDPDSKVGNGFWLAYRVP